In one window of Micromonospora cathayae DNA:
- a CDS encoding ACT domain-containing protein: MLDIALLPGEYSVCRLAADTALPVTVWSDLGARQVVSVSWAGDGVSLICPSERVPEGVTAETAWRCLRVTGPLDVALTGILAALVGPLAEARVNAIAFSTYDTDHLLVPAVRLTEARAALHRAGHRVAD; encoded by the coding sequence ATGCTGGATATCGCTCTGCTGCCGGGGGAGTACTCCGTGTGCCGGCTGGCCGCGGACACCGCCCTCCCCGTGACGGTCTGGAGCGACCTCGGTGCCCGGCAGGTCGTCTCGGTGAGCTGGGCCGGTGACGGCGTCTCACTGATCTGCCCGAGCGAACGGGTGCCCGAGGGGGTGACCGCGGAGACGGCGTGGCGGTGCCTGCGGGTGACCGGCCCGCTGGACGTGGCCCTGACCGGCATCCTCGCCGCGCTGGTCGGCCCGCTCGCCGAAGCGAGGGTCAACGCGATCGCGTTCTCCACGTACGACACCGACCATCTGCTGGTCCCGGCGGTACGCCTCACCGAGGCCCGGGCCGCCCTGCACCGGGCCGGACACCGGGTCGCCGACTGA